One genomic segment of Hordeum vulgare subsp. vulgare chromosome 2H, MorexV3_pseudomolecules_assembly, whole genome shotgun sequence includes these proteins:
- the LOC123430288 gene encoding uncharacterized protein LOC123430288: MEKKELLGVRTKQAAGKRRRKVAAGRGLAKAVADYLVSDSYMYAPLVSEPQEPPPPPPAAAPATSTPPVSAEKGVALVQKYRGSWRGTFAAC; the protein is encoded by the exons ATGGAGAAGAAGGAATTGCTCGGCGTCCGGACGAAGCAGGCGGCAGGGAAGCGGCGGCGCAAGGTGGCAGCTGGCCGGGGACTCGCCAAGGCGGTTGCCGACTACCTCGTGTCCGACTCCTATATGTACGCGCCGCTGGTTTCTGAACCtcaggagccgccgccgccgccgcctgcggCAGCGCCTGCGACAAGTACTCCTCCTG TTTCTGCAGAGAAAGGAGTAGCCCTGGTGCAAAAATACAGAGGCTCTTGGCGTGGTACATTTGCTGCCTGCTAG